A region from the Leptospira dzoumogneensis genome encodes:
- a CDS encoding methyl-accepting chemotaxis protein, whose translation MKWYLRLSLKSKLAILFSSVLIPFLIILALSLINSASRIKDIESIRNDRLIPLKQLKTISDHYAISIVDCVHKTRSGAFTYEEGIENLDKAMKDIKHEWNTYLQTYLVPEETVLIEKLKPLFEEADKSVEEARALMIAKDKEGLGDFADNKMYSKIDPVAGNIEKLISVQLLISERIYQRAETEYAFSLALFLFISAVTLAYILYASIKFSIRLVKGLNRVRNSIRDADFSNPIEVDEDILNLDELYLLSLVFRNFQSKVKEMLSSILTFSESILVAAEQLSKSSEYLSENAQTESASVEQISASVEEISAGMEQVTTNAEGQYKLILSFSGEMKELDGLITKVGDSVSDSLGKISDMYSKTEAGKKTMGSLSESMIKIESSSGEMRSITAIIQEISEKVNLLALNAAIEAARAGEHGKGFAVVATEITRLAEQTDQSTKTIESLIRTSNQEIESGKNFVDSCVKVYAEILEGLSFIKLSSDNIVSTMKVQQEKKSTIISAVNEVDSKSEEIRTSVKEQKVAISETANAVSNISVTVQNSAANSEEIAGSATGLLNIAKSLRDTMSFLKA comes from the coding sequence ATGAAATGGTATTTACGACTAAGCTTAAAATCAAAACTTGCAATCTTGTTCTCTTCCGTATTAATTCCCTTCTTAATCATATTGGCTCTTTCTCTTATCAATTCCGCTTCTAGGATCAAAGATATAGAAAGTATTCGAAACGACAGATTAATTCCTTTAAAACAGTTAAAAACAATTTCGGATCATTATGCGATTTCCATCGTAGACTGCGTTCACAAGACCAGAAGTGGAGCGTTTACATACGAAGAAGGGATCGAAAATTTAGACAAGGCGATGAAAGATATCAAGCATGAATGGAATACTTATCTCCAAACATACTTGGTGCCGGAAGAAACCGTACTGATCGAAAAACTAAAACCTCTTTTTGAAGAAGCGGACAAAAGTGTAGAAGAAGCAAGAGCACTTATGATCGCAAAAGACAAGGAAGGTTTGGGGGATTTTGCGGACAATAAGATGTATTCTAAGATAGATCCGGTGGCGGGAAATATAGAAAAGTTGATCTCCGTTCAGCTTCTTATTTCGGAAAGGATCTACCAAAGAGCGGAAACAGAATATGCATTTAGTCTCGCACTTTTTCTTTTTATTTCCGCGGTCACTCTCGCGTATATTCTGTATGCTTCCATCAAATTTTCGATCCGGCTTGTAAAAGGATTGAATCGAGTCAGAAATTCCATCCGAGATGCGGATTTTAGTAATCCGATAGAAGTGGATGAAGATATTTTAAATTTAGACGAACTTTACCTTCTCTCCTTAGTGTTCCGGAATTTCCAAAGCAAAGTGAAGGAGATGCTTTCTTCTATCCTGACCTTCTCGGAATCCATCTTGGTGGCTGCGGAACAACTTTCTAAATCCAGCGAATATCTTTCCGAAAATGCACAGACTGAATCCGCCTCAGTGGAACAAATTTCCGCATCTGTCGAAGAGATCAGCGCCGGTATGGAGCAAGTCACTACGAATGCAGAAGGTCAGTATAAGCTGATACTTTCTTTCTCCGGGGAAATGAAAGAGTTAGACGGATTGATCACTAAAGTAGGAGATTCAGTTTCCGATTCCTTAGGAAAAATTTCGGATATGTATTCCAAAACGGAAGCGGGTAAAAAAACAATGGGAAGCCTTTCCGAGAGTATGATAAAGATCGAATCAAGCTCGGGAGAAATGAGATCCATCACCGCGATCATTCAGGAGATTTCCGAAAAAGTAAACCTTCTCGCATTAAACGCAGCGATAGAAGCAGCCAGAGCAGGAGAACATGGAAAAGGATTCGCCGTAGTCGCAACAGAGATCACAAGACTCGCAGAACAAACGGACCAAAGTACCAAAACGATCGAAAGTCTGATCCGTACCAGTAATCAGGAAATTGAATCGGGCAAAAACTTCGTTGATAGTTGTGTGAAAGTTTATGCGGAAATTCTGGAAGGACTTTCCTTTATAAAACTTTCTTCTGATAATATCGTCTCTACAATGAAAGTACAACAAGAGAAGAAGTCGACGATCATCAGTGCAGTCAACGAAGTCGATTCCAAATCGGAAGAGATCCGAACTTCTGTAAAAGAGCAGAAAGTAGCAATTTCCGAGACTGCAAATGCGGTTTCTAATATTTCAGTCACTGTCCAGAATAGCGCAGCGAACTCGGAAGAGATCGCGGGAAGTGCGACAGGCCTTTTAAATATCGCAAAAAGTTTAAGAGATACTATGAGCTTTTTAAAGGCTTAG
- a CDS encoding O-acetyl-ADP-ribose deacetylase: protein MTMEIFVWKGDITSIQTDAVVNAANSSLAGGGGVDGAIHRVGGPKIMEESRILKIKKYPNGLPTGQCVLTSGGQLPAKYVIHAVGPVWKGGDYQEASLLETCYKNILQLSSERAFESIAVPSISTGIYAYPKELAAPIAIRTVSEHKDQFPRKLIFVCFDQETKDLYEEILNQSGINFKEGISSF from the coding sequence ATGACGATGGAAATTTTTGTTTGGAAAGGTGATATCACGTCCATTCAAACGGATGCGGTGGTAAATGCTGCCAATTCTTCCTTGGCGGGAGGAGGTGGAGTGGATGGTGCAATTCATCGGGTTGGCGGACCGAAGATTATGGAAGAATCTAGGATATTGAAGATCAAAAAATATCCGAACGGTCTTCCTACCGGTCAATGTGTTCTTACTTCCGGAGGACAGCTCCCTGCAAAGTATGTGATCCATGCAGTGGGTCCTGTTTGGAAGGGAGGAGATTATCAGGAAGCTTCTCTATTAGAAACATGTTATAAGAATATACTACAATTGTCTTCGGAACGTGCATTCGAGTCGATTGCGGTTCCGAGTATCAGCACAGGGATTTATGCGTATCCAAAAGAATTGGCTGCTCCGATTGCGATCCGAACCGTTTCGGAGCATAAGGATCAGTTCCCTAGAAAATTGATCTTCGTTTGTTTTGATCAGGAAACAAAGGATCTATATGAGGAAATTCTAAATCAGTCCGGGATCAATTTTAAAGAAGGAATTTCTTCCTTCTGA
- a CDS encoding pectin acetylesterase-family hydrolase gives MKIRYLVILVLFSQIFCTKDKDNTEQLLATAFIVDLVTSPFTRITPEPGTFTTQVDHGGTPYTYTAIFDPKCSGTEGNVNFYFFRKTAAANNKKLLINFMGGGACWDNANCFGSNTVTYFNQLNTVPDFALDLIFKGVIDQSVAANPFRDYDIIFVPYCTGDLHIGSKDKTYTSGTIKHHGYDNVISVLKFIQNSYSQLDKVFVTGQSAGGYGAILNYPIIRETVTTIDSGAQVRMLSDASNAVVPTAAYAINPAFFPLLESSWGVETNGIGSGTGFSSSNLPIWVGGITANYTTTGSPSIDDFFKKVATEYPGDVLGQYTALFDGNQRFFYHTMGQINKINNSSLTYSNATTPDPYQAGKSYSIIYGDSDGSSVPDGSSSSSNDYTTCDWSKQAVSKMKGTAAAKTNYRYYIGPGDIHTITTYNDMYSLNSGGVNFATWLNTLANGASPPANVQCNDSSGSCVNRNLFNSTINGNLGEATSDESYAMDPKQDIYTTCGGAAGIGL, from the coding sequence ATGAAAATCCGATATCTTGTAATTCTAGTTCTATTCTCTCAAATATTCTGCACAAAAGATAAAGACAATACCGAGCAGCTTCTCGCCACCGCATTCATTGTGGATCTAGTCACAAGCCCGTTTACTAGGATCACTCCGGAGCCCGGGACATTTACCACCCAGGTGGACCACGGGGGCACACCTTATACATACACCGCAATATTCGATCCAAAATGCAGCGGGACAGAAGGAAATGTAAACTTCTACTTTTTTAGAAAAACTGCGGCAGCGAATAATAAAAAACTTCTGATCAATTTTATGGGAGGAGGAGCTTGCTGGGATAATGCAAATTGTTTCGGAAGTAATACAGTCACTTATTTCAATCAGTTGAATACTGTCCCGGATTTTGCATTGGACCTTATATTCAAGGGGGTCATAGACCAATCAGTGGCCGCAAATCCATTCAGAGATTATGATATTATATTCGTACCTTATTGTACCGGAGATCTTCATATAGGAAGTAAGGACAAAACTTATACGAGTGGGACTATCAAACACCACGGTTATGATAATGTGATCTCCGTTCTGAAGTTTATCCAAAATTCTTACTCTCAACTGGACAAAGTTTTCGTAACCGGCCAGAGCGCGGGAGGATACGGAGCTATATTAAATTATCCGATTATTAGAGAAACTGTAACCACAATAGATTCGGGTGCTCAGGTAAGAATGTTATCCGATGCTTCCAATGCAGTTGTGCCTACGGCGGCTTATGCGATAAACCCCGCATTTTTTCCATTATTAGAAAGTTCTTGGGGAGTAGAAACGAATGGGATCGGAAGTGGGACGGGATTTTCTTCTTCCAATCTTCCGATTTGGGTGGGCGGGATCACTGCAAATTATACGACCACAGGTTCTCCTTCTATCGACGACTTCTTCAAAAAAGTAGCTACCGAATATCCGGGAGATGTTCTAGGGCAGTACACTGCGTTATTCGATGGGAACCAAAGATTTTTTTATCATACGATGGGACAGATCAATAAGATCAACAATTCATCTCTAACCTATTCGAATGCGACCACTCCCGATCCTTACCAAGCAGGAAAATCCTATTCTATCATTTACGGAGATAGCGATGGAAGTTCAGTGCCGGATGGAAGTTCTTCCAGTTCCAATGATTATACAACCTGCGATTGGTCCAAACAGGCAGTTTCCAAAATGAAGGGTACGGCCGCCGCCAAAACCAACTATAGATATTATATCGGTCCCGGAGATATTCATACAATCACCACTTATAATGATATGTATTCTCTAAACAGCGGAGGAGTTAATTTTGCCACATGGCTGAATACATTGGCGAATGGTGCGAGTCCTCCTGCAAACGTTCAATGTAACGATTCTTCCGGATCTTGTGTGAATAGAAACCTGTTTAATTCTACCATCAACGGGAATTTAGGAGAAGCAACATCCGATGAGTCCTATGCAATGGATCCAAAACAGGACATATATACTACCTGTGGAGGGGCGGCAGGTATAGGTCTTTAA
- the tmpT gene encoding thiopurine S-methyltransferase → MERDFWLSRWKENNIPFHESETNPLLLKYFKELSLAKDSRIFIPLCGKTLDIAWLLSNGYKVVGAELVEIAIQQLFQELGVEPKISKLGKLILYSAPGIDIFVGDIFDLSKEVLGPIDAVYDRAALVALPQETRIRYSSHLTQITNNAPQLLITFEYDQTKMAGPPFSIPTEEVNLHYKNTFTLTNLLSQEMAGGLKGHSAKENVWKLS, encoded by the coding sequence ATGGAAAGAGACTTTTGGCTAAGTAGATGGAAAGAAAATAATATTCCATTCCACGAAAGTGAGACAAACCCGCTTTTGCTTAAATATTTTAAAGAACTTTCTTTGGCAAAAGACAGCCGTATTTTTATTCCATTATGCGGAAAGACATTAGATATAGCATGGCTTCTTTCAAATGGATATAAAGTTGTGGGCGCAGAACTCGTCGAAATTGCAATCCAACAGTTATTCCAAGAATTAGGAGTAGAACCTAAAATTTCTAAACTAGGTAAACTGATCCTATACAGCGCGCCAGGCATAGATATTTTTGTGGGAGATATATTCGATTTATCTAAAGAAGTTTTGGGTCCGATAGATGCCGTTTATGATAGAGCTGCATTAGTGGCTCTTCCTCAAGAAACTCGGATCCGTTATTCCTCACATTTAACTCAGATCACAAATAATGCGCCTCAACTTCTGATTACATTCGAATATGATCAAACTAAAATGGCAGGTCCTCCTTTTTCCATTCCAACGGAAGAAGTGAATTTACATTATAAAAATACGTTTACCCTAACGAATCTTTTAAGTCAGGAAATGGCAGGCGGATTAAAAGGACATTCTGCAAAGGAGAATGTTTGGAAATTATCTTAA
- a CDS encoding DUF4345 domain-containing protein, which yields MQTNQPISISTRIVQVCLFLAAAIAIFGGSLQMYLGEPTVSPRLDNIHRFMAGIYLSMGLICFWAAYTVRIQRTLVYLIALGIFIAAFGRILSISIVGLPEPPELWIGYLTPEILLPIILVVAQSRRKEI from the coding sequence ATGCAAACAAATCAGCCCATTTCCATAAGCACTCGTATTGTTCAGGTATGTTTGTTTTTAGCAGCCGCCATCGCGATTTTTGGCGGAAGTTTACAGATGTATTTGGGAGAACCTACGGTGAGCCCTAGATTGGATAATATCCATAGATTTATGGCAGGGATCTATTTATCTATGGGGCTGATTTGTTTTTGGGCAGCTTATACTGTTCGTATCCAAAGAACTTTGGTGTATCTAATTGCTTTGGGAATATTTATAGCGGCTTTTGGAAGAATACTTTCCATTTCTATAGTTGGATTGCCTGAACCTCCGGAACTTTGGATCGGTTATTTGACTCCCGAGATATTACTTCCTATCATTCTTGTAGTCGCACAATCTAGACGAAAAGAGATCTGA